The Arachis hypogaea cultivar Tifrunner chromosome 16, arahy.Tifrunner.gnm2.J5K5, whole genome shotgun sequence genome contains a region encoding:
- the LOC112755100 gene encoding uridine/cytidine kinase UKL1, chloroplastic: MPEETTSIDYVMEAASGPHFSGLRLDGLLSSPPSSSTSSPAHRFSSAPDLSSALSPDSLNQPFVIGVSGGTASGKTTVCDMIIQQLHDHRVVLVNQDSFYRGLRPEELERVHEYNFDHPDAFDTEQLLECMRKLIAGQSVQVPIYDFKKHQRCSDSFRQVNASDVIILEGILVFHDQDVRDLMNMKIFVDTDADVRLARRIRRDTVERGRDINSVLEQYAKFVKPAFDDFVLPSKKYADVIIPRGGDNHVAIDLIVQHIRTKLGQHDLCKIYPNVYVIQSTFQIRGMHTLIRDKDISKHDFVFYSDRLIRLVVEHGLGHLPFTEKQVVTPTGSVYTGVDFCKKLCGVSIVRSGESMENALRACCKGIKIGKILIHRDGDDGQQLIYEKLPKDISERHVLLLDPVLATGNSANQAIELLIQKGVPESHIIFLNLISAPEGIHCVCKRFPSLKIVTSEIDAALNDEFRVIPGLGEFGDRYFGTDD; encoded by the exons ATGCCGGAGGAAACGACGTCGATCGACTATGTCATGGAGGCAGCCTCGGGGCCACACTTCTCCGGTCTCCGCCTCGACGGCCTCCTCTCCTCCCCGCCCTCCTCCTCTACCTCCTCTCCCGCCCATCGCTTCTCCTCCGCACCCGATCTTTCCTCCGCCCTATCCCCCGATTCTCTCAACCAGCCCTTCGTTATTG GTGTTTCTGGAGGTACTGCTTCTGGGAAGACCACTGTCTGTGACATGATCATTCAGCAGCTTCATGATCACCGCGTTGTTCTTGTCAATCAG GATTCATTTTACCGTGGTTTGAGACCTGAAGAGTTGGAAAGAGTTCACGAGTACAATTTTGATCATCCAG ATGCCTTCGACACCGAACAGCTATTAGAGTGCATGAGAAAGCTTATTGCTGGCCAGAGTGTGCAGGTGCCAATTTATGACTTTAAGAAGCACCAACGGTGTTCAGATAGTTTTCGGCAG GTCAATGCTTCTGATGTCATTATATTGGAGGGAATTCTTGTATTCCATGATCAGGATGTCCGGGATTTAATGAACATGAAGATCTTTGTTGACACAG ATGCTGATGTGAGACTAGCTCGTAGGATTAGACGTGACACAGTGGAGCGAGGGAGGGACATAAACTCTGTTCTTGAACAG TACGCAAAGTTTGTTAAGCCTGCCTTTGATGATTTTGTTCTACCGTCAAAGAAGTATGCTGATGTGATCATTCCTCGGGGAGGTGATAATCATGTTGCCATTGATTTGATCGTGCAACATATCCGCACAAAGCTTGGTCAGCATGATCTGTGCAAAATATATCCAAATGTTTATGTTATTCAATCAACATTCCAG ATAAGGGGGATGCATACATTGATTCGTGACAAAGACATATCAAAGCATGATTTCGTATTTTATTCTGATCGGCTTATTCGTCTG GTTGTTGAGCATGGTCTTGGTCATCTCCCATTCACCGAAAAGCAAGTCGTTACTCCAACAG GATCTGTCTACACTGGTGTTGATTTCTGCAAGAAACTATGTGGTGTTTCAATTGTTCGAAG TGGTGAGAGCATGGAGAATGCACTTCGTGCATGTTGTAAGGGCATTAAAATAGGGAAAATTCTGATTCATCGGGATGGAGACGATGGACAACAG CTTATATATGAGAAGCTTCCCAAGGATATTTCAGAACGGCATGTCTTGCTTCTCGATCCTGTCCTTGCTACAG GTAACTCCGCCAACCAAGCAATTGAGTTACTCATTCAGAAAGGAGTTCCAGAGTCCCACATTATATTCCTGAATCTCATTTCT GCTCCTGAGGGGATCCATTGTGTGTGTAAACGGTTTCCCTCACTGAAAATTGTCACATCTGAGATTGATGCCGCCTTAAACGATGAGTTTCGGGTTATCCCTGGATTGGGCGAGTTTGGGGATCGCTACTTTGGTACAGATGATTGA